A single genomic interval of Persephonella atlantica harbors:
- a CDS encoding sensor histidine kinase has product MIKKLFSYTRYEKESFIKSFLLFFLSMETLFAIITVLYFLNQTSDLKNEIFLKLKNYSYVLKGNDYKVELSPHSKNINFYQLYEDGDRLYIYIPIPFMEEDVLKIIYPEKRYKRQKEELLKEIFTVFSIVTVFILILSFAFSVYSINPLRKSLKMINEFIQDITHDINTPISSMLINLKMLKMKYPEDEEVKMLESAISKLNSINENLSFLNQEVRKNIADVNIKEIVEEEIKQMKNIFPDIKVKTYLNDVNIKTDKTALRRIVSNILSNAFKHNIKNGWVNVYLTKDYIKVVNSSRTIKNPSKLFERYYRESQRGLGLGLSIVQKLSEELGFRIKIEATGNKFSIIIYF; this is encoded by the coding sequence TTGATTAAAAAACTGTTCAGCTATACAAGATATGAGAAAGAATCATTTATAAAATCTTTTCTTCTATTTTTTCTTTCAATGGAAACACTTTTTGCTATTATAACAGTGCTGTATTTCCTCAACCAGACGTCAGATCTAAAGAATGAGATATTTCTCAAACTGAAAAATTACAGCTATGTTCTGAAAGGAAATGATTACAAAGTTGAGCTATCTCCACACTCAAAAAATATCAATTTTTACCAGTTATATGAAGACGGAGACAGACTGTACATATATATTCCAATACCATTTATGGAAGAAGACGTTCTGAAAATTATTTATCCCGAAAAAAGATACAAAAGACAAAAAGAGGAACTATTAAAAGAGATTTTCACTGTTTTCTCCATTGTAACTGTCTTTATTTTAATCCTTTCTTTTGCCTTTTCTGTATACTCTATTAATCCTCTGAGAAAATCTCTGAAAATGATAAACGAGTTTATTCAGGACATTACACACGATATAAATACTCCTATATCTTCTATGCTTATAAATCTGAAAATGCTCAAAATGAAATATCCTGAAGATGAAGAGGTAAAAATGCTTGAATCTGCAATTTCAAAACTAAACTCCATAAATGAAAATCTGTCTTTTTTAAACCAGGAAGTACGGAAAAATATAGCAGATGTAAACATAAAAGAGATAGTAGAAGAAGAGATAAAACAGATGAAAAATATCTTCCCGGACATCAAAGTAAAGACATATCTAAACGACGTTAATATAAAAACGGACAAAACAGCATTGAGAAGAATTGTTTCCAACATTTTATCCAATGCTTTTAAACATAACATCAAAAATGGATGGGTAAATGTGTATCTTACCAAAGATTACATTAAGGTGGTAAACAGTTCCAGAACCATAAAAAATCCCTCAAAGCTGTTTGAAAGATATTACAGAGAATCGCAGAGAGGTCTTGGCCTTGGACTTTCTATTGTTCAAAAACTGTCTGAAGAACTGGGTTTTAGAATAAAAATAGAAGCTACTGGAAACAAATTCTCTATCATTATCTACTTCTAA
- a CDS encoding FAD-dependent oxidoreductase, producing the protein MKKILILGGGIGGVEAAISAVKEGFEVELISERDYLFVYPVSIWIPTGEVRSEDVKISLEEIAEKRGFSFRQGKVKEINTDAVLLEDGKEIRDFDYLIIAIGQQKLKHKGIEHTLSVCGSPEEILQIKERLDSLIQNGKGKIAFGFGGNPKAPEAVRGGPVFEVMFNVHNYLKKLGIRENFELTFFAPMEKPGARLGEKALKMMDMMFKNMNIKKITGKKIKEFREDGVLLEDETFISSDLTLFTPAGDGHPVIKNSDLPKTEAGFLKIEPTCQVSGIENIYGVGDVCSIEGPQWRAKQGHLAEVMARATAHNIAVKEGLKSGNFETYTDHINIMCLMDTGNGGALAYRSDKKAVLLPLPVIGHWMKKAWGIYYRLNKLGKIPKII; encoded by the coding sequence GTGAAGAAAATTCTGATTTTAGGAGGCGGTATAGGAGGTGTTGAGGCTGCAATATCTGCTGTTAAGGAAGGCTTTGAGGTTGAGCTGATATCTGAGAGGGATTATCTGTTTGTATATCCTGTATCTATATGGATACCTACTGGGGAGGTAAGGTCTGAAGATGTAAAAATAAGTTTAGAAGAGATAGCCGAAAAAAGAGGTTTCTCTTTCAGACAGGGAAAAGTCAAAGAGATAAATACTGATGCCGTTTTGTTAGAAGACGGAAAAGAGATAAGAGATTTTGATTACCTGATTATAGCTATTGGACAGCAGAAACTAAAACATAAAGGCATTGAACACACCCTATCTGTGTGCGGTTCTCCTGAAGAGATACTACAGATAAAAGAAAGATTAGACAGTCTTATTCAAAATGGAAAAGGAAAAATTGCTTTTGGTTTTGGCGGAAATCCCAAAGCTCCCGAAGCGGTAAGGGGAGGTCCTGTGTTTGAAGTGATGTTTAATGTCCATAACTATCTGAAAAAGCTAGGCATAAGAGAAAACTTTGAGCTGACATTTTTTGCACCGATGGAAAAACCAGGAGCAAGACTTGGAGAGAAAGCTCTAAAGATGATGGACATGATGTTTAAAAATATGAACATCAAAAAAATAACAGGCAAAAAGATAAAAGAGTTCAGAGAAGATGGTGTTTTGCTTGAGGACGAAACATTTATCAGCTCAGACCTGACGCTGTTTACACCTGCAGGAGACGGACATCCTGTGATTAAAAACTCAGACCTTCCAAAGACAGAAGCAGGATTTTTGAAGATAGAGCCTACATGTCAGGTATCTGGAATTGAGAACATATACGGTGTTGGAGATGTATGCTCCATTGAAGGACCCCAGTGGAGAGCAAAACAGGGACATCTTGCTGAAGTTATGGCAAGAGCCACAGCCCACAACATTGCAGTAAAAGAGGGTCTAAAATCTGGAAATTTTGAAACCTACACAGACCACATAAACATTATGTGTCTGATGGATACAGGAAATGGTGGAGCTTTAGCTTACAGAAGCGATAAAAAAGCTGTGCTTCTACCTCTGCCTGTGATTGGACACTGGATGAAAAAAGCATGGGGTATTTACTACAGGCTGAACAAATTAGGAAAAATCCCAAAGATTATTTAA